One window of Mixophyes fleayi isolate aMixFle1 chromosome 3, aMixFle1.hap1, whole genome shotgun sequence genomic DNA carries:
- the NCBP2 gene encoding nuclear cap-binding protein subunit 2: protein MLKLLKSDSYVELTPYRDQHFKGPESDQVKILRQSCTLYVGNLSFYTTEEQIYELFSKSGDVKKIIMGLDKVKKTACGFCFVEYYTRGEAEHAMRYINGTQLDDRIIRTDWDTGFREGRQYGRGKSGGQVRDEYRLDYDAGRGGYGKVVQTF from the exons ATGCTGAAGCTACTGAAGAGCGACTCGTACGTGGAGCTGACTCCTTACCGGGACCAGCACTTCAAG GGTCCTGAATCTGATCAAGTGAAGATACTGAGACAAAGTTGCACTTTGTATGTtggaaatctgtcattttatacaacaGAAGAACAAATCTATGAATTATTcagcaaaagtggagatgtaaaGAAAATCATTATGGGTCTTGATAAGGTTAAGAAAACAGCCTGTGGATTCTGCTTTGTTGA ATACTACACCAGAGGGGAAGCTGAACATGCAATGAGATATATCAACGGTACTCAGTTAGATGACCGAATCATAAGAACGGACTGGGATACTGGCTTTAGGGAAGGCAGACAGTATGGGCGTGGCAAATCTGGTGGCCAG GTCAGAGATGAGTATCGCCTAGATTATGATGCAGGAAGAGGGGGTTATGGCAAAGTTGTACAGACGTTTTGA
- the NCBP2AS2 gene encoding protein NCBP2AS2 encodes MVLIRWLFRLLNNPQIIEKLSESRPIRRGAQITAFAITKAQLTGKDTVERLMRSDTLQQLKQEVSGAPRDLGDVARKMERFKDTFVKDVKTGMKEIKSQMKSQDGK; translated from the coding sequence ATGGTGCTGATACGTTGGCTGTTCCGCTTGTTGAATAACCCTCAGATTATAGAGAAACTGTCAGAGTCCAGACCTATCCGCAGAGGTGCCCAGATCACGGCTTTCGCCATCACCAAGGCCCAGCTGACCGGTAAGGACACCGTAGAGCGACTGATGCGCTCGGACACATTACAGCAGCTGAAGCAGGAGGTGTCCGGGGCCCCCAGGGACTTGGGGGATGTGGCCCGCAAGATGGAGAGGTTCAAGGACACCTTTGTGAAGGATGTGAAGACTGGGATGAAGGAAATAAAGTCTCAGATGAAAAGCCAGGACGGCAAGTGA